In a genomic window of Sulfuricaulis sp.:
- a CDS encoding RNA polymerase sigma factor, whose product MWPAVNTYIEESPLPPTQALDRFLAGVERRAFVTARLATGNADDAHDIVQDAMLTLVRSYASRSEQEWGPLFHTILQSRITDWHRRNKVRNRFRVWFGGKDEEDETDPLQNIADGRSPNPSGQLQDKQAMAALETAIHKLSARQQQAFLLRVWEGLDVAQTARAMKCSEGSVKTHYSRAVHALREQLEEHL is encoded by the coding sequence GTGTGGCCGGCGGTAAACACATATATAGAGGAATCACCGCTGCCGCCGACACAAGCCCTGGATCGTTTTCTCGCCGGTGTCGAGCGGCGCGCGTTCGTGACGGCGCGGCTCGCGACCGGCAACGCCGACGATGCGCACGATATTGTGCAGGACGCGATGCTGACGCTGGTGCGCAGCTACGCCAGCCGCAGCGAGCAGGAGTGGGGGCCGTTGTTTCATACCATCCTGCAAAGCCGGATTACCGATTGGCACCGGCGCAACAAGGTTCGCAACCGGTTTCGTGTCTGGTTCGGTGGCAAGGACGAGGAGGATGAAACTGATCCACTGCAGAACATCGCCGACGGCCGCAGCCCGAATCCGTCGGGACAGTTGCAGGATAAACAGGCGATGGCGGCACTGGAGACAGCCATACACAAACTGTCGGCGCGGCAACAGCAGGCCTTTCTGCTGCGGGTGTGGGAAGGGCTGGACGTGGCGCAGACGGCGCGCGCCATGAAATGCTCGGAAGGCAGCGTCAAGACACATTACTCGCGCGCAGTGCATGCGCTGCGCGAACAGCTGGAGGAACACTTGTAA
- a CDS encoding saccharopine dehydrogenase family protein, whose translation MGKRILILGGDSALGRHISRAIAAMPLAECVIGSRRPLKRNGFIGENITALTVNIHDPSSLRQAFGGVFAVVNAMGPFQLHDYTVAETCAGMGIHYVDLAETRAHVDGITRLNRRAQQKNCLIVSGASAVPAVSTALVDLLAPEFDRISDIHACISLGNKTPLGVATLRTILGYAGSSFRFKENGRWRYAYGWSDSEKVVFPRPVGKRRAYLCDAPNLDIFPTRYGAQTVTFRAGLELKLFNRGLFVLARMRRLGWIKNLSGWAPGLSAASRMFRGFGSATGGMRIVVRGRKNEEETEHTVFLISRDTNGLVISSSPALALVRKWVERGVPDAGAVPCIGQLSWDEIRAEMVNHDIVLVRS comes from the coding sequence ATGGGAAAGCGGATTCTAATTCTGGGAGGTGATAGCGCTCTTGGCCGGCATATCAGCCGGGCCATTGCCGCGATGCCGTTGGCGGAATGTGTTATCGGAAGCCGTCGTCCCTTGAAACGTAACGGCTTTATTGGGGAAAACATTACCGCGTTGACCGTGAATATTCACGATCCCTCGAGCTTGCGACAGGCATTTGGCGGGGTGTTCGCCGTGGTCAACGCCATGGGACCGTTTCAGTTGCATGATTATACCGTGGCGGAAACCTGCGCCGGCATGGGCATCCATTATGTCGATCTCGCCGAGACACGCGCCCACGTGGACGGCATCACGCGCCTGAACCGCCGTGCGCAACAGAAAAATTGCCTCATTGTAAGCGGCGCGAGCGCCGTGCCTGCCGTGTCGACAGCGTTGGTGGATTTACTCGCGCCCGAATTCGACCGCATCAGTGACATCCATGCCTGCATCTCGCTCGGCAATAAAACTCCTCTCGGCGTAGCCACGTTGCGCACGATCCTGGGTTATGCCGGAAGCTCGTTCAGGTTCAAGGAAAACGGACGCTGGCGGTATGCTTACGGCTGGAGCGACTCGGAAAAAGTGGTTTTCCCCAGACCGGTCGGCAAGCGGCGCGCGTATCTGTGTGACGCGCCGAATCTCGACATTTTTCCAACGCGCTACGGCGCGCAAACGGTTACTTTTCGCGCCGGACTGGAGCTGAAGCTGTTCAATCGCGGTCTCTTTGTGCTGGCGAGAATGCGGCGGCTCGGCTGGATAAAGAATCTGTCGGGTTGGGCGCCGGGCCTGTCTGCCGCCAGCCGCATGTTCCGCGGTTTCGGCAGCGCCACAGGCGGCATGCGGATAGTGGTGCGCGGCCGCAAGAACGAGGAGGAAACCGAGCACACCGTATTCCTGATATCGCGCGACACCAACGGTCTGGTGATTTCCAGTAGCCCGGCATTGGCGCTTGTTCGCAAATGGGTCGAGCGCGGCGTGCCGGATGCCGGCGCCGTACCCTGTATCGGCCAGCTCTCCTGGGACGAAATCAGGGCCGAGATGGTCAACCACGACATTGTGTTGGTCAGGTCTTGA
- a CDS encoding DUF3106 domain-containing protein → MTMHRNRRLILGLLLLWPALTLAAEGGAGLSWDQLSQEEQQTLKPFQERWDGLPPERRERLQQGVKRWQAMTPEQRAQAKERFTRWQKLTPDQREKARQRYERFRELPPEQQERLRRRAQWFKNLPPERRAELREKWQNMTPEQREEFKEKWRRDDRGPAHERGMSPRPERPGRMGPR, encoded by the coding sequence ATGACGATGCACAGAAATAGACGATTGATTCTTGGATTGCTGTTGCTGTGGCCCGCCCTCACGCTGGCCGCGGAAGGCGGTGCTGGCCTCAGCTGGGACCAGCTCAGTCAGGAAGAACAGCAAACCCTCAAACCCTTCCAGGAACGCTGGGATGGCCTGCCGCCGGAACGGCGCGAGCGCCTGCAACAAGGTGTGAAACGCTGGCAGGCCATGACGCCGGAACAACGTGCGCAGGCGAAGGAACGCTTCACCCGCTGGCAGAAGCTGACACCGGATCAGCGCGAAAAGGCGCGCCAGCGTTACGAGCGCTTCCGCGAATTACCGCCGGAGCAACAAGAGCGCCTGCGCCGTCGCGCCCAGTGGTTCAAGAATCTGCCGCCGGAACGGCGCGCCGAACTGCGCGAGAAGTGGCAGAACATGACGCCGGAGCAGCGTGAGGAATTCAAGGAAAAATGGCGAAGAGACGACAGAGGTCCGGCCCATGAGCGCGGCATGTCACCGCGTCCGGAGCGGCCGGGACGGATGGGGCCGCGGTAA
- a CDS encoding sensor histidine kinase has translation MELAAKIRLLLDRLRGGVSKAGQRLMPTAEIPPGEKTEFLPNFCTGEVVFNVVVVAEMLAIVINLIIPRNFLSPTVLQDLLLISIFIQWVALAGTAVLCYTRKYLNRLPNLRALGAAYLLLLLTTFVVSECVVWLLWALGRLNSARPAWYADFHILNLTISAIINGLLLRLFLAKHELQSRTLSEARAKLQALQSRIRPHFVFNSLNIIASLTRSSPEKAEAAIEDMADLFRMMLSQDEMLVPVKNEIDVANKYLALEALRLDNRLTVNWDIGKFPRKSVMPVLTLQPLLENAIRHGIEELPAGGEIDVRLWEENDQIHIRVTNPIPKARSKQAKFNPGQSLDNIRQRFQSHYGAQASLTSAEENGLFTLTVVLPTRGDNL, from the coding sequence ATGGAACTCGCCGCCAAAATCCGATTACTGCTCGATCGCCTCCGCGGCGGCGTGAGTAAGGCCGGGCAACGCCTGATGCCGACGGCCGAGATTCCACCGGGTGAGAAGACCGAATTCCTGCCGAACTTCTGCACCGGCGAGGTGGTGTTCAACGTGGTCGTGGTCGCGGAAATGCTGGCGATCGTAATCAATCTCATTATCCCGCGCAATTTTCTGTCGCCCACCGTGTTGCAGGATCTGCTGCTCATCTCGATCTTCATCCAGTGGGTGGCGCTCGCCGGCACCGCGGTGCTGTGTTACACGCGCAAATACCTTAACCGCCTGCCCAACCTGCGCGCCCTGGGCGCGGCTTACCTGTTGCTGTTGCTCACCACCTTTGTGGTGAGCGAGTGCGTGGTCTGGCTGCTGTGGGCGCTGGGTCGGCTCAATTCCGCGCGCCCGGCATGGTATGCCGATTTCCATATCCTGAATCTCACCATCAGCGCCATCATTAACGGACTGCTATTGCGACTGTTCCTCGCCAAGCACGAATTGCAAAGCCGCACCCTGTCCGAAGCGCGCGCGAAACTTCAGGCATTGCAATCGCGCATCCGCCCACATTTCGTTTTCAACAGCTTGAACATCATCGCCTCACTCACGCGCAGCTCGCCGGAAAAGGCCGAGGCCGCCATCGAGGACATGGCCGATTTGTTCCGCATGATGCTGTCGCAGGACGAAATGCTGGTGCCGGTCAAGAACGAAATCGACGTCGCCAATAAATACCTCGCGCTCGAGGCGCTGCGCCTCGATAATCGCCTCACGGTCAACTGGGATATCGGCAAGTTCCCGCGCAAGAGCGTCATGCCGGTGCTTACCCTGCAACCCTTGCTGGAAAACGCCATCCGCCACGGTATCGAGGAACTGCCCGCCGGCGGGGAAATTGACGTACGCTTATGGGAAGAGAATGATCAGATTCATATCCGGGTGACCAATCCGATCCCCAAGGCCAGATCGAAACAGGCAAAATTCAATCCCGGCCAGTCACTGGACAACATACGCCAGCGCTTTCAGAGCCATTACGGCGCGCAGGCATCGCTTACGAGTGCCGAGGAGAACGGATTGTTTACACTGACGGTCGTACTGCCGACACGCGGAGATAACCTATGA
- a CDS encoding LytTR family DNA-binding domain-containing protein has protein sequence MRVLIVDDEKLARDRLRELLNDIGGYTVVGEAMNGTEAVEKSAEFNPDVLLMDIRMPGMDGLEAAMHLMGMENPPAVIFTTAYDQHALDAFDVNAVDYLLKPIRKDRLAKALSKAHKLTMKQIAEISQARPEPASRTHISVHLRGNIRLVPVPEILYFLADSKYVVVRTSTEEHLIEDSLVNLEKEFGERFLRIHRNALVYTGSIKGIEKNPAGTWQIALKNYDKKLDVSRRHTAQVRRWARNRPMNA, from the coding sequence ATGAGAGTATTGATCGTAGACGATGAAAAACTGGCGCGTGACCGCCTGCGCGAACTGCTGAACGACATCGGTGGTTACACCGTGGTCGGTGAAGCCATGAACGGCACCGAGGCGGTGGAAAAATCCGCCGAGTTCAACCCCGACGTGCTGCTGATGGACATCCGCATGCCCGGCATGGACGGACTCGAGGCGGCGATGCATTTGATGGGCATGGAGAATCCGCCCGCGGTGATTTTCACCACCGCCTACGACCAGCACGCGCTCGACGCCTTCGACGTCAACGCCGTGGATTACCTGCTCAAGCCCATCCGCAAGGACCGCCTGGCCAAGGCGCTGTCCAAGGCGCACAAACTCACGATGAAGCAGATCGCCGAGATCAGCCAGGCACGCCCCGAACCGGCCTCGCGCACGCATATCAGCGTGCATTTGCGTGGCAATATACGACTCGTGCCGGTGCCGGAAATTCTTTATTTCCTGGCCGACAGCAAGTATGTCGTCGTGCGCACGTCCACCGAGGAGCACCTGATTGAGGACTCGCTGGTGAACCTCGAAAAGGAATTCGGCGAGCGCTTCCTGCGCATTCACCGCAATGCGCTGGTGTACACCGGTTCCATCAAGGGCATTGAGAAAAACCCCGCCGGTACCTGGCAGATCGCGCTCAAGAACTATGACAAGAAGCTCGATGTCAGCCGCCGGCATACCGCCCAAGTGCGGCGGTGGGCGCGGAATAGGCCGATGAACGCCTGA
- the lysA gene encoding diaminopimelate decarboxylase has translation MNPFTYRDRQLYAEDVSLADIAQKVGTPCYVYSRASLEAQFRAFDDALKGRDHLVCYAVKANSNLAVLNLLARLGSGFDIVSGGELERVLAAGGDPAKVVFSGVGKTRDEMRRALAAGIYCFNVESEAELEVLNGVAAELGKQAPVALRVNPDVDPATHPYIATGLKESKFGIDIAHAAAAYVQAQALPNLRVTGVTCHIGSQLTDLAPVVEALDRIIALANVLLDKGFALQHLDLGGGLGIRYNQEQPPSPGDYIRAILDRLAAKGGRCQKLRLIFEPGRAIVGNTGLLLTRVLFLKHGSEKNFAVVDAAMNDLLRPALYEAWHDITPVSVDAPRTLRIYDVVGPVCESGDFLGHDRELGIEAGDLLAVVSAGAYGAVMSSNYNTRPRAPEVMVDDEKFHVVRRRETVAELIAPETMLPK, from the coding sequence ATGAATCCGTTTACCTATCGGGACCGGCAACTGTATGCCGAAGATGTAAGTCTGGCCGACATCGCGCAGAAGGTCGGCACGCCTTGTTACGTCTACTCACGCGCGAGTCTTGAGGCGCAGTTCCGCGCCTTTGATGACGCGCTGAAGGGCCGCGACCACCTCGTCTGTTACGCCGTCAAGGCGAATTCCAATCTCGCGGTGCTGAATCTGCTGGCGCGTCTGGGTTCGGGGTTTGACATTGTCTCCGGTGGCGAATTGGAGCGTGTATTGGCGGCAGGCGGCGATCCAGCCAAAGTGGTGTTCTCCGGTGTTGGCAAGACACGCGATGAAATGCGGCGTGCACTGGCGGCCGGCATTTATTGCTTCAACGTGGAATCCGAAGCGGAGCTGGAAGTTCTGAACGGCGTGGCCGCAGAGCTGGGCAAACAGGCGCCGGTAGCGCTGCGCGTCAACCCGGACGTGGACCCGGCGACGCACCCGTATATCGCCACGGGTTTGAAGGAAAGCAAATTTGGCATCGATATCGCGCATGCCGCCGCAGCCTATGTGCAGGCCCAGGCGCTGCCGAACCTGCGCGTGACCGGGGTGACCTGCCACATCGGCTCACAGCTTACCGATTTGGCGCCGGTGGTTGAGGCGCTGGATCGCATTATCGCGCTTGCCAATGTCCTGCTCGACAAGGGTTTTGCCCTGCAACATCTCGATCTCGGCGGTGGGCTCGGCATCCGTTATAACCAGGAACAGCCGCCGTCACCGGGCGATTACATCCGTGCGATCCTGGATCGGTTGGCGGCGAAGGGTGGCCGTTGCCAGAAACTCCGCCTCATCTTCGAGCCCGGTCGCGCGATTGTCGGCAACACCGGCCTGCTGCTGACGCGCGTGCTGTTCCTCAAGCACGGCTCGGAAAAGAATTTCGCCGTGGTGGATGCTGCCATGAACGATTTGTTGCGCCCGGCATTGTACGAGGCCTGGCACGACATCACACCGGTATCGGTGGACGCGCCACGCACCCTGCGCATCTATGATGTCGTCGGCCCGGTGTGCGAGAGCGGAGATTTTCTCGGGCACGACCGTGAACTCGGCATCGAGGCCGGGGATCTGCTTGCCGTGGTTTCTGCCGGCGCCTACGGCGCTGTCATGAGCTCGAATTACAACACGCGCCCACGCGCGCCCGAGGTGATGGTGGACGATGAAAAGTTCCATGTCGTGCGCCGGCGCGAAACCGTCGCGGAGCTTATCGCTCCCGAGACCATGCTGCCTAAATAA
- a CDS encoding nucleotide pyrophosphohydrolase: MDTLEDLRKHLREFARERDWEQFHSPKNLSMALIVEAAELVEHFQWLTQEQSRKLPEKTLREVEQEMADVFIYLNRMADLLGINLLDAAKRKMELNAKKYPAQEVKGKADKR, from the coding sequence TTGGACACCCTCGAAGACCTCCGGAAACATCTGCGCGAGTTCGCGCGCGAGCGCGACTGGGAGCAGTTTCACTCGCCCAAGAATCTCTCGATGGCGCTGATCGTCGAGGCTGCTGAGCTGGTGGAGCATTTCCAGTGGTTGACGCAGGAGCAGAGCAGGAAGCTGCCCGAAAAAACCCTGCGCGAGGTCGAGCAGGAAATGGCGGATGTGTTTATTTACCTCAACCGTATGGCTGACTTATTAGGTATCAACCTGCTGGATGCCGCCAAGCGCAAGATGGAGCTCAATGCAAAGAAATATCCAGCGCAGGAAGTGAAAGGAAAGGCTGATAAGCGGTGA
- the cyaY gene encoding iron donor protein CyaY — MNESEFDKRATDTLLRIEQAIEESGADIDFEAAGGILTLEFGNGSKIIINKQGAAKQIWVAARSGGFHYGFIGSAWINDQGGGELMSELSRFVREQSGEDVTLS, encoded by the coding sequence ATGAACGAATCCGAATTCGACAAACGCGCCACCGATACCCTGTTGCGCATTGAACAGGCCATCGAGGAAAGCGGCGCGGACATTGATTTTGAGGCCGCCGGTGGCATCCTGACGCTTGAATTCGGAAACGGCAGCAAAATCATCATCAACAAACAAGGCGCGGCCAAACAGATATGGGTCGCCGCCAGGTCCGGCGGCTTCCACTACGGTTTCATTGGCAGTGCCTGGATCAACGATCAGGGCGGTGGGGAATTGATGAGCGAGCTGTCGCGCTTCGTGCGCGAACAATCGGGCGAGGACGTGACGTTATCCTGA
- a CDS encoding sensor histidine kinase, whose translation MPNTNTEKHNFLPDFGTFSMLLQFVILAELIAIIITIGRNSEINEQTMQDFSLLSVFAVSIALCSIIVLKIVSPLLKRTSTGTGSVLVIVMLLLVTSLGIDAIIYLLHHLSIIENRWPEWRETLLVRSLMITTIIGTLGVRYLIMRERSDKDSKLQQESKLQALQSRIRPHFLFNSLNSVASLTRSDPSKAEAVLHDLADLFRVLLADARKLVPVSAEREISRQYLELEKIRLGDRLQIKWNVSNIPHSALIPALTLQPLLENAIYHGIEPRFAGGTIKIEMWAEGEMLNIMISNPLPDVRKEGHTKGNKIAQENIRQRLATQFGDAASMQVIQEGGQYHVKVKIPIVRG comes from the coding sequence ATGCCCAATACAAACACCGAGAAGCACAACTTCCTCCCCGATTTCGGGACCTTCAGCATGCTGCTGCAGTTCGTCATCCTGGCCGAACTGATCGCCATCATCATCACCATCGGACGCAACTCTGAAATCAATGAACAGACAATGCAGGATTTCTCGTTGCTGTCCGTGTTTGCGGTGTCGATCGCGCTGTGCAGCATCATCGTGCTGAAAATCGTCTCGCCCCTGCTCAAGCGCACTTCGACCGGCACCGGCTCGGTGCTGGTCATCGTCATGCTGCTGCTGGTCACCTCGCTCGGCATCGACGCCATCATCTACCTGCTGCATCATCTTTCCATCATTGAAAACCGCTGGCCGGAGTGGCGCGAAACGCTGCTGGTCCGCAGCCTCATGATCACCACCATCATCGGCACACTGGGGGTACGCTACCTGATCATGCGTGAGCGCTCCGACAAGGACAGCAAGTTGCAACAGGAGTCCAAGCTGCAGGCGTTGCAGTCACGCATACGCCCGCATTTTCTGTTCAACAGCCTGAACAGCGTGGCCTCGCTCACGCGCAGCGATCCTTCCAAGGCCGAGGCGGTGCTGCACGATCTCGCCGATCTTTTTCGCGTGTTGTTGGCGGACGCGCGCAAGCTCGTGCCCGTGTCCGCCGAGCGCGAGATCTCGCGCCAGTATCTGGAGCTGGAGAAAATACGCCTCGGTGACCGCCTGCAAATCAAATGGAACGTCAGCAACATCCCGCACTCGGCGCTGATCCCGGCGTTGACCCTGCAACCGCTGCTGGAAAATGCCATTTACCACGGCATCGAGCCACGCTTCGCCGGTGGCACTATCAAAATCGAGATGTGGGCTGAGGGCGAGATGCTCAACATCATGATCAGCAACCCACTCCCGGACGTGCGCAAGGAAGGCCACACCAAGGGCAACAAGATCGCGCAGGAAAACATCCGCCAGCGCCTGGCGACGCAGTTCGGCGACGCCGCCAGCATGCAAGTCATCCAGGAAGGCGGCCAGTATCACGTTAAGGTCAAAATACCCATCGTGCGGGGCTGA
- a CDS encoding DUF484 family protein — translation MKQKLPSEELQSELSWEEAVARYLEDHPDYFQRYPETLSRILLSHETGGKAVSLIERQVQVLREQNQALQRQLRELVNNARENDVLSGRLHRFATAMIGCSSLDEVLDTTYDLLRQEFKLDAVVILLQGRPTQGGRAELVPEDDKRLNTLFLQFSSGKPICGGKFEDSLMSYLFSGRASEIKSSALIPLGEKHPHGVLGLGTQDPYRFHPGMGTVYLTRLGEMLTHSLARHHE, via the coding sequence ATGAAACAAAAACTGCCAAGCGAAGAACTTCAGAGCGAACTTTCCTGGGAGGAGGCGGTGGCACGCTACCTCGAGGACCATCCCGATTATTTTCAGCGTTACCCGGAGACGCTCTCGCGCATTCTGTTGTCGCACGAAACCGGTGGCAAGGCGGTATCGCTCATTGAGCGACAAGTGCAGGTGTTGCGCGAGCAGAATCAGGCGCTGCAGCGTCAGTTGCGCGAGCTGGTAAATAACGCCCGCGAAAACGACGTGTTGAGTGGTCGCCTGCACCGCTTCGCCACCGCCATGATCGGCTGTAGCTCGCTCGATGAAGTACTGGACACAACTTATGACTTGCTGCGCCAGGAATTCAAGCTCGACGCCGTGGTGATTCTGCTGCAAGGCCGGCCTACCCAGGGCGGGCGCGCAGAACTGGTCCCGGAGGACGACAAACGACTCAACACACTGTTTCTGCAGTTCAGTTCCGGCAAACCCATTTGTGGCGGCAAGTTCGAAGACAGCCTGATGAGTTATCTTTTCAGCGGACGCGCTTCAGAAATCAAGTCATCCGCACTGATCCCGCTGGGCGAAAAACATCCCCACGGCGTGCTTGGCCTTGGAACCCAGGATCCCTACCGTTTTCATCCCGGCATGGGCACGGTCTATCTCACGCGGCTGGGCGAAATGCTGACGCACAGTCTCGCCCGACACCACGAGTAA
- the dapF gene encoding diaminopimelate epimerase, with amino-acid sequence MPVPFTKMHGAGNDFVVFDGVSRPIQLTPQKIRRLADRHFGIGCDQVLLVEKPTGSGADFRYRIFNADGGEVEQCGNGARCFARFVRDKQLTAKDEIVVETLSGMIYPRLEADGAVSVNMGVPRFEPAEVPFEAGTRENVYDLNVNGRTVNVSVLSMGNPHAVQLVSDVDAAPVNTQGPQIERHPRFPQRVNAGYMQIVDRRHIRLRVYERGAGETLACGSGACAAAVAGRQRGLLDDKVEVKLTGGTLRVSWAREGEPVWMTGPAISVFEGTIDLDNL; translated from the coding sequence ATGCCTGTTCCCTTTACCAAGATGCACGGCGCCGGAAACGACTTCGTGGTGTTCGACGGCGTCTCCCGTCCGATTCAGCTCACGCCCCAGAAAATCCGTCGTCTCGCGGACCGGCATTTCGGCATCGGTTGCGATCAGGTGCTGCTGGTGGAAAAGCCCACGGGAAGTGGTGCGGATTTCCGCTACCGGATTTTCAACGCCGACGGCGGCGAGGTCGAGCAATGCGGCAACGGTGCGCGCTGTTTCGCGCGTTTCGTTCGCGACAAGCAGCTGACCGCCAAGGACGAAATCGTAGTGGAAACGCTGAGCGGTATGATTTACCCGCGCCTGGAAGCGGACGGCGCTGTCAGCGTCAATATGGGTGTGCCGCGCTTTGAGCCCGCCGAGGTTCCGTTCGAGGCAGGCACACGCGAAAACGTCTATGATTTAAATGTGAATGGCCGCACCGTGAACGTGAGTGTACTGTCCATGGGCAATCCACATGCCGTGCAGCTGGTGTCGGACGTGGACGCGGCCCCGGTCAACACGCAGGGACCGCAGATTGAGCGGCATCCGCGTTTCCCCCAGCGTGTGAACGCCGGTTACATGCAGATTGTGGACCGCCGGCACATCCGCCTGCGGGTCTACGAACGTGGTGCGGGCGAGACGCTGGCTTGCGGAAGCGGCGCCTGCGCGGCGGCGGTGGCCGGTCGCCAAAGAGGTCTGCTCGATGATAAGGTAGAGGTGAAACTGACCGGTGGCACACTGCGCGTGTCCTGGGCCAGAGAAGGAGAGCCGGTGTGGATGACGGGACCGGCGATTTCGGTTTTTGAGGGAACTATCGACCTGGATAACCTATGA
- the argH gene encoding argininosuccinate lyase encodes MAKEKPWSGRFTEPTDAAVEAFTASVHFDRRLYVYDIMGSIAHAQMLAKVRVLTKKECDAIVKGLKEIEVEIDAGKFDWSVALEDVHMNIEARLIQRIGETGKKLHTGRSRNDQVATDLRLYLRDGIDVVAHAIGQLQQAILDIAEREAATPAPGFTHLQVAQPITFGHHLLAWFEMLARDTQRLQDCRKRVNIMPLGSAALAGTSFPIDRAYTAKLLGFDAASENSLDAVSDRDFAIEFVAAAALLMTHLSRMSEELVLWSSSQFGFIELSDAYCTGSSIMPQKKNPDVPELVRGKTGRVNGHLVALLTLMKAQPLAYNKDNQEDKEPVFDTFDTVLGSLRVFAGMIPSMKVRRDHLLRAAIMGHATATDLADYLVRQGVAFRDAHEIVGKAVRLAIDTDRDLSQIDLDEYKKFSPAIGKDVYGVLTVEGSLKARDHLGGTAPAQVKAAVKRARKRISRPSK; translated from the coding sequence ATGGCAAAAGAAAAACCCTGGAGCGGGCGCTTCACCGAACCCACCGACGCTGCCGTCGAGGCCTTTACCGCCTCGGTGCACTTCGACCGCCGGCTGTACGTCTACGACATCATGGGCTCGATCGCGCACGCGCAGATGCTGGCGAAAGTGCGTGTGCTCACGAAGAAAGAGTGCGATGCCATCGTCAAGGGCCTGAAGGAAATCGAAGTCGAGATCGACGCCGGCAAATTCGACTGGAGCGTGGCGCTCGAAGACGTGCACATGAACATCGAGGCGCGCCTGATCCAGCGTATCGGCGAGACCGGCAAGAAGCTGCACACCGGCCGCTCGCGCAACGATCAGGTGGCGACCGATCTGCGTCTCTACCTGCGCGACGGCATTGATGTCGTGGCGCATGCCATCGGGCAACTGCAACAGGCCATTCTCGATATTGCCGAACGCGAAGCCGCCACGCCGGCACCGGGCTTTACCCATCTGCAAGTCGCGCAGCCGATCACCTTCGGCCATCATCTGCTGGCGTGGTTCGAGATGCTCGCGCGCGACACACAAAGACTCCAGGATTGTCGCAAGCGCGTGAACATCATGCCGTTGGGCAGTGCGGCACTGGCCGGCACGAGTTTTCCGATCGACCGTGCTTACACCGCCAAACTGCTTGGGTTCGATGCGGCTTCTGAGAATTCGCTCGACGCCGTTTCCGACCGCGACTTTGCCATTGAATTCGTCGCGGCCGCGGCACTGCTCATGACGCATCTCTCGCGCATGTCCGAAGAACTGGTGCTGTGGTCGTCTTCCCAGTTCGGGTTCATCGAGCTGTCGGATGCCTACTGCACCGGCTCGTCCATCATGCCGCAGAAGAAAAACCCCGACGTGCCGGAACTGGTGCGCGGCAAGACCGGGCGCGTGAACGGGCATCTGGTCGCGCTGCTGACGCTCATGAAGGCGCAGCCGCTGGCGTACAACAAGGACAACCAGGAAGACAAGGAGCCGGTGTTTGATACTTTCGATACCGTGCTCGGCAGTCTGCGCGTGTTCGCCGGCATGATTCCGTCCATGAAGGTAAGGCGCGACCACCTGCTGCGCGCCGCGATCATGGGCCATGCCACCGCCACCGATCTGGCCGATTATCTGGTGCGCCAGGGCGTTGCCTTCCGCGACGCCCATGAAATCGTGGGGAAAGCGGTGCGGCTCGCTATCGACACCGACCGCGACCTGTCGCAGATCGACCTGGATGAGTACAAAAAATTCAGTCCCGCCATCGGCAAGGACGTGTACGGCGTGTTGACCGTGGAAGGCTCGCTGAAGGCGCGCGATCATCTCGGCGGCACCGCCCCGGCGCAGGTCAAGGCCGCGGTCAAGCGCGCCCGCAAACGCATTTCCCGCCCCAGCAAATAA
- a CDS encoding lipoprotein, translating into MVCVVIFIAACGKKGPLYLPDKVDAPAKTGEQTLNPSLTQPGTK; encoded by the coding sequence ATGGTATGCGTTGTTATTTTTATCGCTGCCTGCGGCAAGAAGGGGCCTTTATATCTGCCGGACAAGGTTGACGCGCCGGCAAAGACAGGCGAGCAGACCCTTAATCCATCGCTCACGCAACCCGGAACAAAGTAA